Proteins from one Porites lutea chromosome 3, jaPorLute2.1, whole genome shotgun sequence genomic window:
- the LOC140929471 gene encoding uncharacterized protein gives MHVWNCVKSACEVASKRVVSYTKFIELWKQFHPNLVVAKPMTDLCFTCQQNTSKLLRAANLPESEKSECVRTQQYHLNSVQTERELYNKACDDAKRSFKALGDSVDIDERHDPCSLDTTMHYSFDFAQQVHYPSNPMQPGPIYFKTPRKCAIFGIMCEAIPQQVNYLIDEASDVGKGANTTISYVHHFFEHHGLGETSVHLHADNCSGQNKNNYFVWYLAWRTILQLHLSVRYSFFIAGHTKFAPDRCCGIMKKLYKQNFISSIYEFANMVESSSTGVNKAQLVGTHDGTVIVPVYDWCSDLEQYFKRLPNIKSYHHFRFTKDEPGRVYFKDSDLSPEQSLMLLKNPAILPPAACLPAKVNPTGLSQDRKRYLFREIRQFCKPGTEELVAPAPQE, from the coding sequence ATGCATGTCTGGAACTGCGTTAAAAGTGCTTGTGAGGTGGCCAGTAAGAGGGTCGTGAGTTACACGAAATTTATCGAGTTATGGAAACAATTCCATCCAAACCTCGTCGTGGCGAAGCCGATGACTGACTTGTGTTTCACCTGCCAACAGAACACTTCTAAGCTTCTTCGAGCAGCCAATCTTCCAGAGTCAGAAAAGTCAGAATGTGTTCGCACCCAACAGTACCACTTAAATTCAGTGCAGACTGAGAGAGAACTTTACAACAAGGCGTGCGATGATGCTAAACGCAGTTTTAAAGCATTAGGGGACAGCGTAGACATTGATGAGCGCCATGACCCATGCTCACTTGACACCACAATGCACTACTCATTCGACTTTGCCCAACAAGTTCATTATCCGAGTAATCCAATGCAACCGGGGCCAATATACTTTAAAACACCGCGTAAATGTGCCATCTTTGGCATTATGTGCGAGGCGATCCCACAGCAGGTTAACTACCTGATTGACGAGGCCAGCGATGTAGGCAAGGGAGCAAACACTACGATAAGTTACGTGCATCATTTCTTCGAGCATCACGGACTTGGAGAAACTTCCGTTCATCTTCACGCCGATAACTGTTCAgggcaaaataaaaacaattattttgtcTGGTACTTAGCTTGGAGGACAATTCTCCAACTCCATCTTTCAGTTagatattctttttttattgctgGCCACACGAAGTTTGCCCCTGATCGATGTTGTGGCATCATGAAGAAATTGTACAAGCAAAACTTCATCTCGTCAATTTATGAATTTGCTAACATGGTGGAATCCTCGAGTACTGGGGTCAACAAGGCACAGCTTGTTGGAACACATGACGGAACAGTTATTGTTCCAGTGTATGACTGGTGTTCAGATCTTGAACAGTACTTTAAAAGGCTGCCAAACATCAAAAGCTACCACCACTTTCGATTCACCAAAGATGAGCCTGGTAGAGTTTACTTCAAAGACAGTGACCTGTCTCCCGAACAGTCGCTGATGCTTTTGAAGAATCCCGCAATCCTTCCTCCGGCCGCATGTCTTCCAGCCAAAGTGAATCCAACGGGGTTGAGCCAAGATCGCAAACGGTATCTTTTCCGTGAGATCAGGCAGTTCTGCAAGCCAGGAACAGAAGAACTGGTTGCACCAGCTCCTCAGGAATAA